The genomic segment TCTGGTAAAAGATCATGTGCTTACGGTTGGAGGGCTGATTGCGTGCGTGCTTTTGGGAGGACGGGCCATTACGCCGATCGGGCAGGTTGCCAATTTGATGAGCCGGTACCATACCGCCAAGGGCGCGCTGAAAACGCTTAACGGCATTATGGGCAAGCCCGTAGATCGTCCACCGCATAAACACTTTCTTCACCGCCCGGATCTCAAGGGCCAGATTTCTTTTCAAAAAGTTTCTTTCGCCTATCCGGGGACAAAAGGAAAGGCGCTGGATGAGGTAAGCTTTTCCATTCAGGCCGGAGAAAAGGTCGGAGTCATCGGGCGCATCGGATCGGGCAAGAGCACGATTGCCCGCCTGATGATGGGGCTTTACGATCCTGCCGGCGGCACGATTTTGTTTGATGAAACGGACTATCAGCAGATCGATCCGGCAGATTTGCGCCGGAACATTGCCTATATCGCGCAGGATGTTGTCCTGTTCAGCGGCTCCATTCGCGACAATATCACCGCGAGCGCGCCGCATGCCTCCGAAGCCGAAATTCTGGAAGTGGCGAAGGCCGCGGGCGTGCACGATTTTATCTCCCGCCACCCGATGGGGTATGACGCGCCGGTGGGGGAACGCGGGGAAGGGCTTTCCGGTGGTCAGCGGCAATGTGTCGCGCTGGCGCGCGCGATGCTTTTAAAGCCGAATATCTATATCTGCGACGAGCCGACAAACGCCATGGATATGCAGGCCGAGGCCGTTTTTACGCGGCATATCCAGGAACAGACAAAAGACAAAACGCTGGTGCTGATTACGCACAGGCATCATCTTTTGACGCTTGTGGAGCGGCTCATTTTAATAGATCAGGGCAAGGTCGTGGCCGACGGCCCGCGGGATAAGGTAATTGAGGTTCTGAGCAAGGGCGGTATTGAGGTTCCGAAGGAATAGAAGCGGCATGACAGACGAAACAGACTTTATGGACGAACTGGAGGCGGCGACGCGGCTGAAGCCGTCGGACAGCTCTCATTTTATGCTGCTTGCCGTGGCTTCGTTGGTGGGTGCTTTTATCGTCTGGGCCGGCTTTTCAGAAATCGAAGAACGCATTCGCGGCGGCGGGCAGGTGGTGCCGACAAGTGAAATTCAGGTGGTACAATCTCTGGAAGGCGGCATTTTGAGCGAGCTTCTTGTCAGTGAAGGGGCCGTTGTCGAAAAAGATCAGGTTTTGCTGCGGATCAGCGATGTGGCGTCCGCTTCGGAAGAGCGCGGGGTGGAGGCGCGGTCGGTCGCGCTCAAGGCCAAGCGCGCGCGGCTGAAGGCAGAGGCGGATGGAAGCGAGTTTTCTTTATCCGAAGACATTCGTAAAAAAGCACCCAAGATTGCGGAGAATGAAGAGGCTCTTTATCACTCCCGCCAGCAGGAACTCGACAATGCACAATCTATTTTGGAAGACAAGATTTCCCGTGCGAGCGCGGGGCTTGCGGAAGTGCGCGCTAAAATTGCGCGTTTGGCGGACAGTCGGACCCTCCTTCAAAAAGAGCTGACGATTACCCGTGAAATGGTCAAGAAAAGAGCCGTGCCGCAGCTTGAGGAAATCAGGCTGACACGGGAGCTGAACGATATCTCCGGCCAGATACGGGAGGCCAGTCAAAAACGCAGCGGGCTGGAGGCTGAACTCAGGGCCGCCAGGAAAGAGCGCGAAGACCAAAGGGCCAAGTTTCATACGCAGGCTTTGGGCGAACTGAACGAAGTTGAAACGAGCATTAAACAACTGGATGAAAACCTGACCACGATTGGGGACCGGGTTTTTCGATCCGAAATTCGTTCTCCGGTGAACGGGGTGGTAAACAAAATTACGCTCAAAACGATTGGAGGTGTCGTCGAACCGGCCATGCAGCTTGTGGAGATCGTTCCATTGGACGATGAATTGAAGATCATGGCGCGCGTGCCGCCGCATGAAATTGCTTTCCTGCATCCGGGGCAGGATGTCAACGTTAAGATCACCGCTTACGATCCGCAGCGTTACGGGTCCTTAAAGGGAAATCTGGTGCGGATCGGCGCGAACAGCGTCACGGACCGTGAGGGAAACGTCTTTTTTGAAATTGAAGTGCGAACGGATAAAAACTATCTGGGCACAGAGAGAAAACCGCTTCCTATTACGCCGGGGATGGTTGCGGAAACAGAAGTCATTACGGGCAAACGCACGATTTTGGAATATTTGTTGAAACCTATCTTGCGTGCACGCGATCGCGCTTTGACGGAGAGATGATAAAATTTCTCACGAATAAATGGATACATATTCTTATCCTTTTCGGGCTTTTGGGTGCCGGCGTTTATTTCAGCGGTTCCTCTCACGAACTGCGCAAGCGTCTCCAGTACGCAACGTTCGACAGTTTTAACCGGCTGCACCCGCGCCCGCCTTCCGGTGACGTGGTCATTATAGATCTGGATGAAGAATCCCTGAAGGTCATGGGGCAATGGCCGTGGCCGCGCAGCGTGATAGCGGACATGGTCGGCACGCTTAAAGAACTGGGCGCAAAAGTCATTGCTTTCGATATTGTTTTTGCCGAGAAGGACCGCACCTCTCCTGCGCTTGTAGCGGCAACGCTCCCCGAGGAAGGGTATGACGATATTCGCCAGCGGCTGAAAGAGCTGCCGGACAACGATGAGATTTTTGCACAGGCTATCCGGGAAGCCGGAAACGTTGTAACCGGTTTTACACGCGCCCGCCCCGAAGAAACGCTGCGCCGTCCGTTTCAGACAGGCAAGCCGACCTTCCTGATGAAAGATAAAACCCCTTTTTTCAGGGACGGGTTTTCAGTGCCCGGCGTGGCGACAAACCTGCCGGAATTTTCCTCTTCGGCGGCGGGAAACGGAAGCTTTATGGCGACTCCGGACGTCGACGGGATTATCCGGGAAGTTTCTTTACTTGTGCGCTACCCGCCGGAGAATACCAAAGGCATTGAACCGGAGCTTTATCCCATGCTGGGGATCGAAGCCTTGCGGGTTTATATCAATAAAAAAGCGCGTCTTGTGCTGCGCCAGCGCAAGGATAAAACGGCTCTGGATACGAATTACCTGATTAAAATCGCCGGGCTGGACGTGCCGATCGAGAGCGATTCAAAACTCTGGGTGTATTACCGCGATATTGCGCAGGAAGAATATATTTCCGCGCAAAGGCTTTTTAATCCGGCGGAAAAAGAGCGGCTGCGCGAACGCCTGAAAGATAAAATCGTTTTCGTCGGGACAAGCGCGGAAGGGTTAAGAGATATCCGTTCCACGCCGCTGGATATTTTTGTGCCGGGCGTGGAGGTCCACGTGAATATTGTCGAGCAAATCCTGCAGGGGAAATATCTCAAACGTCCTGATATTATCGTTGGCGTGGAAGCTCTCATTATCGGTCTGGCCGGATTTTTGATTATTGTTCTGGCGCCTTTTATCAATGTGATATGGCTCGCGCTGTTTACGGCGATCTTGATGGGCGGGATGTTTCTGGGTTCGTGGGAAGCCTATACGCGCATGGGGATTTTGCTGGACCCCGTTTATCCGAGCGCGGCGCTGTCCGTTTTGTTTCTGGTGTCTTCCCTGCTCAGCTACATTCGCAGCGAATCCGAGCGGCGGCAGGTTCGCCAGGCCTTCGGCCTTTATATTTCGCCAAGCTTTATGGAGGAGTTGACGAAAAACCCGGACAAACTGAAACTGGGCGGAGAGGTTCGGGACCTTACGGTGATGTTCACCGATATCCGGCGGTTTACAAGCATATCGGAAAATCTGACGCCGGAAGAGCTGATCCACCTGATGAACGATTTCCTGACGCCTATGTCCGACACGGTCATGGAAAATCGCGGCACGATCGATAAATATATGGGCGATGCCATGATGGCCTTCTGGAACGCGCCGCTGGATGACAAAGACCACGCGCGCCATGCCTGCATAAGCGCGCTGAAAATGAAGGAGGCGCTGGGGCCGATCAACCGGAAGCTTGAAGCGCGGGCCGAAGAAGAGGGGCGGGAGGCGCTTCTTTTGAGCGCGGGGATCGGGATTAACACAGGGCCCTGCAGCGTCGGGAATATGGGGTCCAGACAGCGCTTCGCCTATTCGGCGCTGGGGGATGCCGTCAATCTGGCCTCCCGTCTGGAAGGGCAGACAAAAACATATGGCGTGGATATTCTGGTGGGGGAAGACACGCGCAACGTCGTTCAGGAAATGGCTTTCATCGAACTGGACCTTTTAAAGGTGAAGGGGCGGGAAAACGCCCTGAAGGTTTTTACGCTTCTCGGGGATGAATCCTTTGCCGGGGAAGACGGTTTCAGGCGATGGGAAACCCTTCACAACGGCATGCTTGCGGCTTACCGCGCAGGGGATTTCGATTGCGCCGCGCAGGACTTAAAGGAGGCGCGCGCAGCGGCAGACGGACAGCTTTCTTTCTATTACGATCTGTATATGGAACGTATTGTAGACCTTGTAAAAAACCCGCCCCAGGCGCCCTGGGACGGGGTTTTTGAAGCCAAGAGCAAGTGATTAAACGACGTACTGGAATGTTAAGGGGTTGGTATTATCAATGAGAAGCTGGTAGCCCCCAACAGTGAACGTATCATAGCCTCCTCCTGATCCGATGGAGACAGCGCCGCCCGCCAATGTTCCAAGCGCCGTAGCAATATCTGCAGCATCATCGTTTGCATAAGGATCACCCAGTATACCATCATCAATGACAAGATCGGAGAAATCATTACTGAAATCAATCTTTAGCTCTCCCGTATCGCTGGATTTGAGCATATTGAAAATATTTTCAACCGTCAGCGTGAGGGTGGGGCCGGGGCCCAACGCTGATCCTTGCAGGTAAATTTCTTCAATGCCGGAGATTCTTTCATAGTCGATATTGCTGAAATCAAGAGAGCTGTCAATCCTAAGCGTATCGTAACCCAGCCCGCCGTCAATATCCTGAAAGAGGGTGTTGCTGAGGAATATTTCATTGTCCCCATGGCCGCCGCGGAAGCTCAGGCCGGCAAATCCGTTATCGCTGAAATTGTCGCTGCCGCTCATGTCAACCAGATGCTGGCTGTTTGCGCTGGCGGAAACGTTTCCTGCACCGCCGTTTGCATCCAGCCCATATCCGTCCCTGACATAGTTCGTGTTTCCGACCTCACGGCCGTTTACAACGATAACCTGACCGTCTCCGAGCGTATCACTATTGATATCATAGCTGGAGATTCCGATAGCCATGTCGTCAAATCCGTCTCCGTTGGCGTCGCCGACAGAAGAAATGGAAATATCGGAGCCTGCGGCAATTCCTTCATAGCTCATTTTGAACGCCTTTGACGGATCGTTCAACTCGGCCAGAGTCATGTTGATCGGGGTATCGTCCCCAAAAACGACGTATATGTCAGCCCTCGATCCGTTTTCCACCGCGATGGCAAAATCGTCATACCCGTCCGCGTTGAAATCGCCGACACCGCCGCCACCCATGATCCTGTGGGCGTCTGTGGAGATTTCGTAGCCTGTTCCGCCTGCGTAGAGCCGGGCTGTGTCCGTGCTTTCCGTTCCGATGATCAGGTCGCTTTTTCCATCGCCGTCAAAATCACCGATGGCGGAGAGGCCGGATCCGAACTGGTCTCCCACATTTGTGCCAAAAAGGTCTGTTATTGTCGATCCGTCGCTCTTGTAAATGCTCACTTTGCCTGTAAGGCTGTTGTGGCCGCTGGCGCCAACGGCATAGTCGGATTTCCCATCGCTGTCAAAATCACCCAGCCCGATCACGGATTCGCCAAAACGGTCCCCGGCAGCGGCGCCGTTAACGCGTGTTCCGGTAAAGCCGGTGGATACGTCTTCCGTGCCTATTATGGTTCCCATGTGGCCTGTCAGAATAAAGGCGGAGCCGGTATTCGTCGCTGTTCCCGGTGCGCCGATAATCACATCGGCATAGCCGTCATTGTCTATGTCCCCGATAGCGGAAACGGAATGGCCGGCCAAGTCGGCAGGGTTTAAGCCGCCGAGTGCAATGGAATTGACGGGGTTATCCCCACTCACAATAAAGGCATTTCCTGTCGCGTTGTTTTGGCCTTGTCCGACCAGGTAGTCGTTTACGCCGTCCCCGTTGAAATCGCCGATACCGGAGATGGCCGCATGGTCAAATCCCGTGCCCGTGCTGGGGTTTGCAAAAATCGCCAGCTCTCCCTGATCGGCATCAACGTCCGCAAAGGAAACAATGTTCGTATCGTTCAGCGTAGAAACCAAGCCGCTCAGGTTTCCGGATGAATTCCCGTACATAATGTAGCTATGATTTTCTCCAGCGGCGGTTGAGTTGTTCGTAAACATGAAATCCGCATAGCCGTCATTATTTGCGTCCCCGACGGCGCTGATGGAATGGCCTATCTGGTTGTTAATATTATCCACGATGTGGCTGACACCCGGACTGCCCGCTCCATTGGTCAGGTCCAAACCGGGTGTGCCGGTGCTGCTGCTACTGCTGCCACTGCTGCCGCCGCCGTTATTAATAACACTGGGTGGCGGTGGTGGCGGTGGAAGTCCCTCGCCGTGAGGGGGGCCCATGTGCGTTCCCGGCAGCGGCCCATGATTTTTGCCGCCCTCTCTGGCAGGGTCGCCATGTCGCATGTCGGCCATCGGCGCGGGCTCTTTTGCTCCCTGAACGTCCTGATGGAAAACCGGATCCTTCATCATGATCTCTTCGGCCTGCGGATCTTCGAACGTATCCTGACCGTTGTCTTCGGTCTGCGCCTCCGTGTCTGCGTCTGCCTGTGCTTCCGCATCTGCTTCCGCGTTTGCGGCTTCTTCATTATGCCCCTGCTCTTTTGCCGTATCCTGAATGGCGTTGTAGAAGGTCGGCGCGACATCGCTCAGCGATCCAAATCTTCCGCCGATATCCTGTGCTTTCAGAACACCGAGATCCTCAATCGCATTGTTGAAGCCGTTCAATTTAACAGTCTCAAACTGGACGGAAAGCGTGTGTTCACCGCTGCCATTTTTGACAACGATTGCGCCTTCGATAACGGTAATTTCGCTTTCGCCGCCGGCGTTGATGTGGCCGGCAATAATCGTCCCCCGAATACCGATAGACCCGACGGGGGTGTCAATCTGAACGTCATCGGGATCGTCGCGCCCGATCAATCCGCTGGTAAAGACGAAAACACCGCGCAGGACGGAAAGGTTGGTCGCGCCGCTTTCCGTCGAGGAGTCAAACTTGTATTCATCCACGGCCATGCGGGCGTTTTCGCTGATCGCCATGCTGGTTTCGTCTATAAAGACAATGTTGACGGCGCCTTCGCCGCTGGTTTCGATAATATCTCCCTGATAAACCGGCGTGCCGATCGTAACAGGGTCGCTTGTTCCGTCTGCGTGTGTGACGGTCGCCTCGCCTTTAACTTCTTCAATGGCTCCAACCGGGCTTTCATCCGTCGCGGAGGAATTGGCTGCGAATTGTGCGGGGGAGCGAACAAAAGAATCAACAAGCTGGGGGGTCAAAACGCCGCCATCGGGGGATTCGATGGCAGGCGCGGGATCTGCCAGAAAGTAGCCTTCAACCACAACGGTGGCACCGTCAGGGCTTTCTAAAACCAGATCATTTCCGTCACGGGACATATCCGCATTCGAAATAAAGCCGTTTCCGGGGACCTCAACGAGGCTTTGCCCTTCGGCTGAAATGACTTCAACAGGGCCCTCTTGTTGGCTGTTTTCTGATTGCGGCAAATCGCCGTGCGGTGTGTGTGCCATGATATTTCCCCCATCTCCCCTTAAATTCTATCCCTTTAATTCCCTGATTTAACAGGGGGCTGCAGGCGTAATTGTACACCCATCCTTCCTATTTTACGGACTAATATTTAAAAGGAGCTAAAATTTACATAAAATTTTATGTAGTTTGCGACCCGGCTTTCAGTTGCCGAGGTCTTTGGGCGTCCAGTTCGTCACAAGCTTTGTGACATCGGCTTCAGCCAGTGGTTTGGCGAAATAATATCCCTGTGCGCTTTCGCAACCCATTTCGGAAACAAGAGCGGCTTCCTCTATTGTCTCGACGCCCTCGGCGATCGTGCGCATATTCATGTTGTGTCCAAGGGAAACGATTGATTTCACGAGTTCTTTGGCTGTTTCGTCCTTATGCATATTTCGGACAAAGGACTGGTCGATTTTCAGCGTATCAATCGGATAATAGTGGAGATAACTTAAAGAGGAATATCCGGTTCCAAAATCGTCAATCGAAATGCCAAGGCCCGCTTTCCGGCACATGTTAAGGGTTTCTTTTGCGTTGTCCGGCTGGCTCATCAAAAGGCGCTCGGTGATTTCGAGATGGACTTTATCGGGCCGGACATCTGTAGAACTCAGGATATTGTAGAGTTGTTCAATGAAATTTTTTTCAGCAAAATCTGTGCTGGAAAAATTGACGCTCATAAAAAACCTGTTGTCGTACCCGGCCTGTCCGCCAATACGTTTGAGCGCGTTGCAGGACTCCCGCAAGGCCCAGCGGCTGGCTTCTACAATAAGCCCGCTATCTTCCGCAACGGGAATGAACACGCCCGGGGAAATCGGTCCTTTTTCGGGATGCATCCAGCGCATCAGGGCCTCAAACCCTTCGACTTCACCGGTTTTAAGGTCGATAATGGGCTGGTAGTGCAGGGATAGCTGCCCTGTTTCCAGCGCCGTTTTAAATTCGTTCGCAATCTTGATCGTTTCCACGGCATTTGTTTGCTCGACATGTTCGCGTTCGAGATCTTCAGGGGTCGGGAAGGTTCCCGGTTCCCGGAAAATAGCGGCGCGGGTCAGCATGTCGCGGTAACGGGTGAGAATAATCTGGGCGATCATGCGGATGACGGGATCCGAATTTTTCAGCCGGCGGTTAAAATCCTCGCGGCTGATTTCAAGGAGTGTACAATCTTCAACAGCCTTGACGGTCGCAACCCTCGGCTCGTCATCAACGATGGCCATTTCTCCGATAACGGCCCCTTTCCCGCGCGTGGCCACGCGCTGGACAAGCCCGTTCGCTTTTTCAATCAGAATTTCAACCTGGCCCTCTTCTATGATATAGGCGCATTCACCACGCTCGCCTTGAGACATGATAACCTCGCCTGCCTGAAAAACCTTTTGGGATTGTTGTTCCATTTTTAAAGAGAAGCCTGGATGTTATGTTTCACTCCATCCTACTATGCGCGAGAATGGTTAGCGTATGGTTAATGATGAAAGGGTTTAAGGCGAAAATCAATAGACTTGGAATTTTTATGATTCAAAGGCATAATGACTCCTGATTACAGTTACGGAAGTTTCTTTTAATGAGCCCTTTCCTTCTCCTTTTTTTATATGTTGCCTTCAGGCTCAAGCAGCTTACATGCGATTTTCTGCTGCAAACCGACTGGATGGCGCTGAACAAGGGAAAGCCCGGAAAAGAGGGCTACAGGGCGCTGTTTTCTCACACCGTTATCCATGCGATTGGCACCACGCTGATTGTGCTGGCTTTTGCGCCCACGCTCTGGTGGCTGGGGGCGCTGGACTTCCTGATACACAGCATCATTGACAGAACGAAAGGCGTTTTAACTTATGAAAAAGGATGGAAGCCTGCCAATACCATGTTCTGGTGGGCGTTCGGTCTGGATCAGGAAGCCCATAATTTAACGCATCTTGCCTTTGTGCTCCTTATTCTCATGGATAAGGGGGGGATCGTTCTTTAAAACCTTTGCTTGACAAAGGATGCGGCTCCCCTGTACTGTCCCGCATTATTCGAGACTATAGCGGATGTGGACGAGATTATGAAAGTTGCCAACTCATTGAAAACATTAAAAAAACGTGATCGTAACTGTCGCGTTATTCGCCGTCGCGGACGGGTTTATGTGATTAACAAAGTCAATAAACGCTTCAAAGCGCGTCAGGGATAAGTTTTATAACGCCGGATAAGGGGCCCGCCGGGTTTGTGTGGCGGGCTTTTTTGTGCCTTGTCTTATAAAGACAATCTCTTGGTGCAAGGGGCTTTTAACTCTGCTATAGATCAGCAGTTCGATAAATTAGGAAACAACAAACGATAAAGGATTGCCTAACCTATGTTTTCCAAGCTCTTCGGCTTTATGTCTGCCGATATGGCCATTGACCTGGGGACAGCGAATACGCTTGTCTACGTGCGCGATCAGGGCATTGTCCTGAACGAGCCTTCCGTGGTTGCCATTTCCATGCATGCCGGGAAAAAGCAGGTTCTTGCCGTAGGAAACGAAGCCAAGCAGATGCTGGGCCGGACGCCGGGAAATATTGTGGCCACGCGGCCTTTGCGCGACGGGGTGATTGCGGATTTTGACGTTACGGAAGCGATGATTAAGCATTTCATCCGCAAGGTGCATAACAGGCGCTCTTTTGTGTCTCCTAAAATGGTGATTTGCGTGCCTTCCGGCTCAACGGCCGTGGAGCGGCGGGCCATTCAGGAATCTGCAGAAAGCGCGGGGGCCAGCGAGGTTTATCTGATTGAAGAACCGATGGCGGCAGCCATTGGCGCAGGACTCCCCGTGACGGAGCCGACGGGTTCCATGGTTGTGGATATCGGCGGGGGCACGACGGAAGTGGCGGTGATTTCCCTGGGCGGGATCGTTTATGCCAAATCCGCCCGGGTCGGGGGCGATAAAATGGACGAGGCGATTATCGCCTATATCAGACGCGTTCATAATCTTTTGATCGGGGAGAGTACGGCCGAGCGCATTAAAAAAGAGGTCGGGTCGGCTTGCCCTCCGGCAGACGGGGAGGGCCGCGAAATGGAGATCAAGGGACGCGATCTGATGAACGGCGTTCCGAAGGAAATCGTTATTACGGAGCGCCAGATCGCCGAGGCTTTGGCCGAGCCTGTCGGACAGATCATCGAAGCCGTGAAGGTCGCGCTGGAACATACGGCGCCTGAACTGGCCGCCGATATTGTCGAAAAAGGCATTGTGCTCACAGGCGGCGGGGCGCTTTTGACGAATCTGGATTATGTCCTGCGCCATGCAACGGGGCTGGCCGTGACCATCGGAGATGATCCGCTTTCTTGTGTGGCGCTGGGAACCGGGCATGCGATGGAAGAAATGAGAACGCTCAAAACCGTCCTGATCGGTTCTTATTAGGTCACAAGAACCCGCTTTACTTCATAACGCTGTGTTTTCCTGTTTATTCTTTATAGCGCTTCCATTGCGGGACGTGTCGTTTTCCGTTAAATTGTTCATGTGAAACGTAGAACAAAATCAAAGGTTTTTGCCCGTCTGGTTCCTTATGGCTTTTTCTGGCTAAGGAGCGGTTCTCTCTTTTTTCTGTTGCTTGCAACTTTCCTGCTGGCCGTTTCCTTTGTGCGTCCCGGTACTTTTTCCGGGGCGCGGGTAGGGGCTGTCGATCTCCTTTCTCCTCTTTTAACGGCCCTGAGCCAGCCTTTCATCAATGCTGCCGATTTTGTGGGGAATGTTTCGGGAATGGCGGAATTGCGGGCTGAAAATGCCCGGCTTGAAGCCGAGAATGCCCGTCTTAAAGAGTGGTATCAGACAGCGTTGGTTTTGCAGGCGGAAAACCAGTCTTTGCAGGCTCTCCTTAATTTGCAAGTGGAGGCGCATCATAATTTTGTTTCCGCCAGGGTGATTTCCGATTCCGGCAGGGCGTATGTCAAAACGGTTTTGATTGCCGCAGGGCGTGAGGCCGGAGTTGAAAAAGGCGGAGCCGTATTGTCCGGAGAGGGGCTTTTGGGCCGGATTATTGAAACCGGAGAAAAGGCGTCCCGTGTTTTGCTGTTATCCGATTTTAACTCCCGCGTGCCTGTCCTGATGGAGGGGACGCGGCAAAGGGCGATATTAACCGGCACAAACCGCCGTTTTCCGACGCTTACGCATTTGCCGCCGGATATGCCGATGCGTGAAGGGATCAGGATTGTCACATCCGGTCATGGCGGCCTTTTCCCGCCGGGCCTTCCTGTCGGGGAAGTGAGTATCGGAGAGGACGGCTTGCCTTATGTACGCCCCTTTGCGGATATGGACCGTGTCACCTATGTTCGTGTTCTGGATGCGCCTCTGGATCCCAATCTTCGCCGCGGGCGCATCGGCCCCGAAGATTAGGCCGATGTTTTTGACTGTTTATGTTTGATTTTTTTTCTTTTGAACGTCTGGATTTTTTGTGGCGGCTGGCTTTGGCGCATGTCCTGACCTTTTGTCTTGTTTTTCTAAATTTTGTCAGTTTTCCTTTTCCTTATATGGGAGAGGTGCGCCCCCTTTTCTTTCTGATGGCCGTTTTTTACTGGGCCGTTTACAGGCCGACGCTCATGCCCTCGGCGTTTGTTTTTGTGATCGGGCTGGCTATGGATATTTTGTCCGGATTCCCCCTTGGGCTGAATGCATTTCTCTTTGTCGCGGCGCAATGGCTTGTCCGCTCCCAGCGGCTTTTCCTGATGGGGCAGTCTTTCCTGATGCTATGGGCCGGTTTTATGGTGACGGCCTTTCTGGTCGTTTTCGTCCAATGG from the Rhodospirillales bacterium genome contains:
- the mreC gene encoding rod shape-determining protein MreC, with protein sequence MLATFLLAVSFVRPGTFSGARVGAVDLLSPLLTALSQPFINAADFVGNVSGMAELRAENARLEAENARLKEWYQTALVLQAENQSLQALLNLQVEAHHNFVSARVISDSGRAYVKTVLIAAGREAGVEKGGAVLSGEGLLGRIIETGEKASRVLLLSDFNSRVPVLMEGTRQRAILTGTNRRFPTLTHLPPDMPMREGIRIVTSGHGGLFPPGLPVGEVSIGEDGLPYVRPFADMDRVTYVRVLDAPLDPNLRRGRIGPED
- the mreD gene encoding rod shape-determining protein MreD; the protein is MFDFFSFERLDFLWRLALAHVLTFCLVFLNFVSFPFPYMGEVRPLFFLMAVFYWAVYRPTLMPSAFVFVIGLAMDILSGFPLGLNAFLFVAAQWLVRSQRLFLMGQSFLMLWAGFMVTAFLVVFVQWSFFSIVSRSLSSLWPALMEAGVSILIFPLMSLLFISVHRLLPHLHKSLA